A single genomic interval of Chrysemys picta bellii isolate R12L10 chromosome 8, ASM1138683v2, whole genome shotgun sequence harbors:
- the LOC135973146 gene encoding SRRM2 protein homolog rsr-2-like has product MQADNRKRAPAWTVREVLDLIAVWGEDSVLAELRSKRRNAKTFEKISKGMTERGHNRDSEQCRVKVKELRQAYQKTKEANGRSGSEPRTCRFYAELHAILGGAATTTPLVIVDSGSGIVSSATPEDSADGGEEEEEDEDELAESTQHSVLPNSQDLFLTLTEVPSQASQASTQDSDPMEGTSAAANSSSIPPPSRRLSQIRRRKKRTRDEMFSEIMESSRSDRAPLNEWKETVSKYRKEASEREERRDQREERRDQREERRDARDERWRQEDQRSKDATLGLLREQTDMLRRLVELQERLLENRLPLQPLFHPPASPCSVSSSPRRVRTRGGGARLRTPSHSTPVDSPSKRLSFF; this is encoded by the exons atgcaggctgataatcgaaaaagagcaccagcatggaccgtgagggaggtactggatctgatcgctgtatggggagaggattcagtgcttgcagaacttcgttctaaaagacgaaatgcaaaaacttttgaaaaaatctccaagggcatgacggagagaggccacaatagggactctgagcagtgccgcgtgaaagtcaaggagctcagacaagcgtatcaaaaaacaaaggaggcaaacggtcgctccgggtcagagccgcggacatgccgcttctacgccgagctgcatgcaattctagggggggctgccaccactaccccacttgtgatcgtggattctgggtcggggatagtctcatcagcgacgcctgaggattctgccgatgggggagaggaggaggaggaggatgaggatgagcttgcagagagcacccagcactccgttctccccaacagccaggatctttttctcaccctgactgaagtaccctcccaagcctcccaagccagtacccaagactctgaccccatggaagggacctcag cagctgcaaattcctcaagcatccctcctccatcccgaaggttatcacagataaggcgtcgtaagaagagaacgcgagacgagatgttttctgaaattatggaatccagccgcagtgacagagctcctctgaatgagtggaaggaaacagtttcaaagtataggaaagaagccagtgaacgtgaggagaggagggaccaacgtgaggagaggagggaccaacgtgaggagaggagagacgctcgagatgagaggtggcggcaggaagaccagaggagcaaggatgcaacgctggggctgctgcgtgagcaaacagacatgctccggcgtctggtggagcttcaggaacggctgctggaaaacagactgccgcttcagcccctgttccaccctcccgcctccccatgttccgtatcctcctcacccagacgtgtaagaacacggggggggggggcgaggctccgtacaccttcccattccaccccagtagacagcccaagcaaaaggctgtcatttttttaa